From Pempheris klunzingeri isolate RE-2024b chromosome 16, fPemKlu1.hap1, whole genome shotgun sequence, a single genomic window includes:
- the LOC139215424 gene encoding 1-acylglycerol-3-phosphate O-acyltransferase ABHD5-like — MRRMAEEIRPPMEQSSWILSWLPSWCPTSPSQLKDAEEKMLKSVKRPFSRQHVQISNRNYLWTLAFSTQPQPLPQPRAQPRPPLVLLHGFGGGVALWAQNLDSLSSSGPVYTLDLLGFGRSSRPQFSTDPEGAEEQFVASLEEWREKVGLEDMVLLGHNLGGYLSAAYTLQYPHRVKHLLLVEPWGFPARPENPNHSSIPVWIRAVGAVMSPFNPLAGLRLAGPLGPMLVQTIRSDFKQKYSSVFVDNTVSDYIYHLNAQSPSGETAFKNMTIPYGWAKRPMLERIGQVQADIPVSFIYGSRSSIDSDSGYAFKKTRPDVEIKVIRGAGHYVFADQPDDFNQTVLQILARTERRSEHEGRGRRELPRPDNTQEGAVFD, encoded by the exons ATGAGACGGATGGCGGAGGAGATCAGACCCCCCATGGAGCAGAG CTCCTGGATTTTAAGCTGGCTTCCCTCTTGGTGCCCCACATCTCCCTCTCAGCTGAAAGATGCAGAAGAAAAAATGCTCAAGA GTGTGAAGCGGCCTTTCTCCAGGCAACACGTCCAGATATCCAACAGGAACTATCTATGGACCTTAGCTTTTTCCACTCAGCCACAGCCTCTCCCCCAGCCCCGTGCCCAGCCCAGGCCCCCCCTGGTTCTTCTGCATGGCTTCGGAGGTGGGGTTGCCCTTTGGGCCCAAAACCTGGACTCTCTCTCTAGCAGTGGACCGGTTTACACCCTAGACCTGCTGGGCTTCGGCAGGAGCAGCCGCCCCCAGTTCAGCACGGACCCAGAGGGGGCTGAGGAGCAGTTTGTGGCGTCCctggaggagtggagggagaAGGTAGGACTGGAGGACATGGTGCTGCTGGGACACAACCTCGGAGGATACCTGTCTGCTGCTTACACACTCCAATACCCACACAG GGTAAAAcatctgctgctggtggagccATGGGGGTTTCCTGCTCGTCCAGAGAACCCCAACCACAGCTCCATCCCAGTGTGGATCAGAGCCGTGGGGGCTGTTATGAGCCCGTTCAACCCTCTGGCTGGACTCAGACTGGCTGGACCTCTAG gtCCAATGTTGGTCCAGACAATCAGGTCAGACTTCAAGCAGAAATACTCCTCTGTGTTCGTCGACAACACGGTATCTGACTACATCTACCATCTAAACGCCCAGTCTCCAAG TGGAGAAACGGCCTTTAAGAACATGACCATTCCCTATGGCTGGGCTAAGAGACCCATGCTGGAGAGGATCGGCCAGGTCCAGGCTGACATCCCCGTTTCCTTCATCTATGGATCGCGCTCCAGCATCGACAGTGACTCTGGATATGCGTTCAAGAAAACCAGACCAGATGTAGAAATCAAG gtgaTCAGAGGAGCGGGCCATTACGTTTTCGCCGACCAGCCTGATGACTTCAACCAGACAGTCCTGCAGATCCTCGCCAGGACGGAGAGGAGAAGCGAGCACGAGGGAAGGGGACGACGAGAGCTCCCTCGTCCCGACAACACGCAGGAGGGCGCAGTGTTTGACTGA